CTGTACATATGGAAGATATTAATGTAGCTGGTGGTGTAAATGCAGTTATGAAAGAAATGACTAAACGTGGTGAAGATATATTACTTGATAATCTTACGATTACTGGTGAAAGTACTTTAGAGAAAATAAAAGACGCTTATATTAAAGATACAAATATCATTCATACTATTGATAATCCTTATTCTGATGTTGGTGGATTAGCTATTTTATATGGTAACTTAGCAGAAGAAGGTGCTGTTATTAAAACTGCTGGAATTACTGGTGCTCGTGCTCTTTCTGGGAAAGCTGTTTGTTTTGATGGACAAGCTGAAGCTATTGCTGGTATTGTTGGCGGAAAAGTAACTCATGGTGATGTTGTTGTAATTAGATATGAAGGACCTAAAGGTGGTCCAGGAATGCAAGAGATGCTTGCACCTACAAGTTTAATTATGGGAATGGGAATGGGTGATACTGTTGCACTTATTACTGATGGTAGGTTTAGTGGAGCTACTAGAGGAGCTTCAATTGGTCACGTTTCGCCTGAAGCTGCTGAAGGTGGAATGATTGGATTATTAAAAGATGGAGATATTATTAATATTGATGTTGATGCTTATCTTTTATCTGTTGATTTATCTGATGAAGAAATTGCAAAAAGAAGAGAAAACTTCACACCAATTAAAAAACCACTTACTTCAAGTTGGTTAGGACAATATAGATCACTTGTAACTAATGCAAGTAACGGTGCAATGCTAAAAACTGACCTTTAGTCTTAAATTTAATAGAATCAAGGAAAAACCTTGATTTTATTAACCAATTATTAACTATTGATTGAAAAATAGTTTACACTTATACCCTACAATTATATTAATCAAAAACTCAAAAGGATATATTGTGAAGAAAAAACTTTTATTTGCCTCAACATTAATTGCTAGTCAATTATTCGCTGAAACAATAAATTTTGATATGATGGATAAAAATCCTGAAAGAATAGCACCTAATACAAATAATCAAATTTTATCATTTAATGGTGCTATTAAAAAATCTATGAAATCAATTGTAAATATTTCAACAAAAAGACATGTTAATTCATCGACTGAAAACTTACCCTTACAAATGTTTAATGACCCATTTTTCAAAAGATTTTTTGGAGATCAATTTGGTAATCAATTTAAACAAAATAGAGTACAAAGATCATTAGGTTCTGGTGTGATTATTGCTAAGAATGGATATATTGTAACAAATAGCCATGTTATTGATAATGCTGAAGAAATTACTGTAACAATTGGAAATGATACAACAGAATATAGTGCTAAATTAATTGGAAAAGATGCTGATAGTGATTTAGCTGTTATAAAAATTGAGTCTGATAATTTAACTCCTATTAAATTTGGTCATTCAAAAGAGCTAGAAATTGCAGATATGATTTTTGCAATTGGAAACCCATTTGGAATTGGAAGTACTGTAACACAAGGTATTATTTCAGCTTTAAATAAAAATAAAGTTGGAATTAATAGATATGAAAACTATATTCAAACAGATGCATCAATAAATCCAGGAAACTCAGGAGGAGCTCTTGTTGATAGTAGAGGGGCATTAATTGGAATTAATACTGCTATTATTTCCAAAAGTGGTGGAAATAATGGAATTGGATTTGCAATTCCTGTAGCAATGGTTAAAGATGTTGTTAAAAAATTAGTATCAGATGGAAAAGTAACTCGTGGATATCTAGGTGTTGCTATTAGTGATTTAGACAAAGAAATGTCAAAAGTTTATAATCATAAAAAAGGTGCTTTAGTTCTAGATGTATCTCCTGATACTCCTGCTTTTAAATATGGTGTTAAAAGAGGTGATTTAATTTATGCTATTAACAATAAAGATATAAAAGATAGAACTTCATTACAAAATGTTGTAGCTTCATTTAAACCAAATGAAGAGATTGTACTTAAGATTGAACGAGATAAAAAGAATATTGAATTAAAAATCATATTAGGAAATAGATCAAGTCTAGTTCAAATCCAATCTAACAACGGTAGAGTTCTTGGCGGATTAAAAGTAAGTGCAATTGATGCTAATATGCAAAAACAATTTAGATTAGCTCCTGATACAAAAGGTGTGTTAATTTCTGATGTTGAACCAAAAAGTAAAGCTGAAAAAGTTGGTTTCCAAGCTGGAGATATTATAATTCAAATTGAAGATGTTGAAGTTAAAAACTTCCAAAATCTTGAAGTATCTTTAACAAAATACAAAAATAAACATAAAAGAGTTTATGTAAATAGATATGGGCAAACTATACTATTTGTTATAAAATAAAGGATTTACAATCATAAAAGTATTAATGATAGAAGATGATTTAGAGTTAGCTCAAATCATCACTGATTATTTAGCATCATTTGATATAGAAGTTACAAATACAGATAGCCCTTATAATGGGTTATCTATGCTAAGTGTAAATAAAGAGTTTCAATTAATTATCTTAGATTTAACTCTTCCTGAAATTGATGGATTAGAATTACTTCCTAAAATTAGAGAGAAATCTGAAATACCTATTATTATTAGTTCTGCAAGAGATGATATTTTGGATAAAGTTATGGGTTTAGAAAGAGGTGCTGATGATTATTTACCAAAACCTTATAATCCAAGAGAACTACAAGCTAGAATAAAAACTATTTTAAAAAGAATTGATAAACCAAGTGAAGTTAAAAAAGAAGAACATAATTCTGCTTTTAATATAAAAGAAGAAGATATGCAAATATCTTTTCAAGGTTCATCACTTACTCTTACTTTAGCTGAATATGATATCTTAAAATTACTCATTCAAAGAAATGGTGGAGTGATTGCTAGAGAAGATTTTATTTATGCTAGTGATAGTATTGAAGATGATTCATCGTTAAAAAACATTGATGTAATTATTTCAAGAATTAGATCAAAATTATCAAAAATTGATAATAGTAAAACATATATAAAATCTGTTAGAGGTATAGGATATCAATTAGTATGATTAGAAATATCTCTATTTCTGCTTTTATTAATATTATATTTTCATTAGCATTTATTGCAATACTAATTACATTTTCATTTTTTATCAGTTTTGATAAACAAAAACATGAAATCACTCAACAAAATAGATATGAGCTTATTGCTGAGAATTTTTTGAGTACTTTTCAAAATTTACCTGATGCACAATCTCTTTTTAAACTTTTTAAAAAATTTCAAGTTAAGCCATTAGAAGATAGAGATGAAAAACTAGAGATAATCAAAAATGCCCAAGAACTTACAATCACTCAAAATTACTTAGGAACATATAGAGTTTATAAATATGATAATACTTATTATATTTATGTACAACAATATGGATACAATCTTATGTTAAAAGATATAAGAAATCATAACTATAGTATGGCAATAATTGTAGGAGCTTTTATTCTTTCAATTGTAACAATACTTTTTTTATATGCGATTTTAAAAAGAAAATTAAAACCTTTAAAACTATTAAATAAGCAAATTATTGAGTTTTCAAATGGTAATAAAGATGTTAAAATAAAATCTGTTAGCAATGATGAAATAGGAACAATTGCAAAAAGTTTTAATGAAGCAATTACACTTATAAATAATCAAACAAAATCAAAAGATTTGTTTATGCGTAATATGATGCATGAACTTAAAACTCCAATTACAAAAGCCATGTTTATTGCAGAAACTCTAGATAATGAACAAACAAGAGATAATCTACAAAGAGCTTTTAAAAGAATGGACGATATTATAAAAGAGTTAGCAACTGTTGAAAAGCTAACATCTGCTAATAGTATGATGTATAAAGAGCCAACATCATTTTTTAATATTTATAATAAAACTTTAGAAATCATGATGGTAAATCCTGAAAATATTGCATCTAAAATCAAATCATTTAACTTTTCAGTTGATATTTCTATGTTTTCAATTGCTCTTAAAAACTTGATTGATAATGCAATTAAATTCTCTCCGAATAATAAAGCAATTATTAATGCTTCAAAAGATGAAATACAAGTTATATCTCTTGGAGAACCATTACAATATGATTTAAGTTATTACACAGAAGCTTTTTCACAAGAAGAAAAAAGAAGTGATGGCTTTGGATTAGGTTTATATATCGTAAAAACCATTGCTTGTTTACATGGTTATACTTTAGAATATAAATATGAAAATGGGAAAAACTACTTTATGATAAAAATGTAAAATAGCTATTATTATAACTTTTATGAAACTCTATTTTTTATTATAAAGTTTCATAAAATTGTAGTGAAGATATAAAGATAAAGCTATAACTGCACTTCCTAAAAAAAGTAACAAATAATTACTTGTTTTTTCCCAAATGATAAGATTTACAAGTAACCCAACTGGAACTAAAGCATTATTCATAATTGCAAGTACTCCTGCATCTACTAAACAAGCACCTTTGTTCCATAAAAAATATCCTAAACCAGAAGCTGCAACACCTAACCAAAATAAAACACCCCATTGAATTAATGAAGGAGATAGTTTTTCTGGATTTGCAAAAAGTATGAAAGATATAGCACTTATAATTAATGCTCCAAAATGAAAATATCCAAAAACATCTCTTTGTCTAATTTCTCTGTGTGACTCCATTACCTTTTTATAAGTACTTTGCCCCAAAGCAAAACAAATACTAGCGCCTTGAACCATTAAAAAACCTGTAATAAAATCCTCATTAATATTTTGATATCGAATAATATATGCACCAAATACAGCTAACCCAGTACTTACAAGATAAAGTGCTTTAAATTGTCCTTTTAACCCATCATAAAATAGTGTTACGTAAATAGGAGTGAATACAGTAAAAAGTACAACCTCAGGAACACTTAAAAATAGGAAGGACTTATAAAGAAAGATATACATTAGGCCAATTTGTACTGTTCCAATAAGCATGATTTTTAGTTTTAATTTATTGGGAATGCCTTTAAATTTTGTAAAAGGTAAAAAAACTAATGAAGCTAATGCAACTCTAATAAGTACTGCAAAATAACTATCCACTTGACCTGCTAAAATCTCACCTATTAAACTAAAAGAAAATGCCCAAAGTATTGTCACAAAAATTAAATATTGCATTTATTATTTAGCTTCTTACATCTTTCATTACTTCAAACCAAGAACGGTTAAAATGTTTTTTTATATATTTTTCTCTATGAGGAACTATACATCCTGAACAATTTTGATGAATATAATCATCTCCAATATATTGTGATCCATCTCGAGATTTAATATTACATACAGAAAATAAAGTTCTACCTTCCTCTGTTTTTTCAAAGCCTTCTGTTTTAAATCTAAAGTTTGGACAGGCACATAGATAACAGTTTAGGTCTTCCATATCATGGCATTTTTTATTGTCTTTATATAATGGACAGAAATCTGGCTCATTTTTTACCATATTATCAAATCTAAAATATTCTATTACCTCATCAACACTTTTATCTTCTAATTTTTTCATTACATTTGCGTGAAGGTTTCCTTGCTGGATAAACCATTCGTCATAAGTCATCATAGTACTCCTAAAATCAATACAATTATTATAAATAAATCTAAGCGATACTTTAACGAAAGTGTCTTTAAAACATCACTATTTTCAATACTTTCTTTTCCTATTCCAAAAAAAGCTTTTTCTTTTACTTTTCCAAAATATGAAGTTGAACCTCCAAGTTTTAAATCAAGACTTAAAGCCATTGCTGCAATTGGTAAGCCAGCATTTGGACTATCATGTTTAGAGCCATATTTATTAAACTCTTTTAATGCTTTTTTACTTGCAAATAATAGTCCAATTAAAAAAGCTGTAATTCTTGCAGGAATGTAGTTTACAACATCATCCAGTATTGCGGATACTTTTCCAAAGTTTTCATACTTTTCATTTCTATATCCAACCATTGAATCAAGTGTATTGATAGCTTTATATAAATATGCTCCAACTATTCCAAAACATAATAAATAAAACAAAGGAGCTATCACTCCATCACTTAAGTTTTCAGCGTATGTTTCTACTGCTGCTTTATTTACATCTGAGTTTGTCATATCGCGTGTATCACGACTAACTAACATACTAATTTTTTGTTTTTTTATCTCTAAATCATTACTTGATATTACATCTTTCACGCTATCGTATAGCATTTTTGAAGCAAGTGTAAAAGAAGCTAAAAAGCCTTGAAAAAATACATTATCAAAACTAGCTAGGAAAGAAGTGATGAGATATACTATTAAAAGTAATGAAAGAGTAAGAATTGCACCTACTTTAATTGAATCTTCATAGTATTTTTCTTTAAACCAATTTATATAATCGCCCATTAAAATAATTGGATGTTTTATAAATTTTAATTTCTCAAACTCTCCAAAGATATTATCTAAAATATAAGCTATCAAAGCAATACTATAAAACATTATCTACTATCCTTTGAACATCGAGTTTATCTTTCATTGTATTTACAAAAGTATCTATTGAATTCTTTTTATACTCTTCAAACTTATACCCTATATATGAAGAATTAATTTCTTTAAAATATGAAGTTCTAAACTCATCATTATCAAAAATGCCATGTACAAAAGTACCTTTGAATTTTTCACATTCAAATGATAATGAATATTCATCACTTTTTCCATGATGTATTTCAAAACCTTCTATTTGTG
This sequence is a window from Poseidonibacter parvus. Protein-coding genes within it:
- a CDS encoding Do family serine endopeptidase, with the translated sequence MKKKLLFASTLIASQLFAETINFDMMDKNPERIAPNTNNQILSFNGAIKKSMKSIVNISTKRHVNSSTENLPLQMFNDPFFKRFFGDQFGNQFKQNRVQRSLGSGVIIAKNGYIVTNSHVIDNAEEITVTIGNDTTEYSAKLIGKDADSDLAVIKIESDNLTPIKFGHSKELEIADMIFAIGNPFGIGSTVTQGIISALNKNKVGINRYENYIQTDASINPGNSGGALVDSRGALIGINTAIISKSGGNNGIGFAIPVAMVKDVVKKLVSDGKVTRGYLGVAISDLDKEMSKVYNHKKGALVLDVSPDTPAFKYGVKRGDLIYAINNKDIKDRTSLQNVVASFKPNEEIVLKIERDKKNIELKIILGNRSSLVQIQSNNGRVLGGLKVSAIDANMQKQFRLAPDTKGVLISDVEPKSKAEKVGFQAGDIIIQIEDVEVKNFQNLEVSLTKYKNKHKRVYVNRYGQTILFVIK
- a CDS encoding response regulator transcription factor, whose protein sequence is MIKVLMIEDDLELAQIITDYLASFDIEVTNTDSPYNGLSMLSVNKEFQLIILDLTLPEIDGLELLPKIREKSEIPIIISSARDDILDKVMGLERGADDYLPKPYNPRELQARIKTILKRIDKPSEVKKEEHNSAFNIKEEDMQISFQGSSLTLTLAEYDILKLLIQRNGGVIAREDFIYASDSIEDDSSLKNIDVIISRIRSKLSKIDNSKTYIKSVRGIGYQLV
- a CDS encoding ArsS family sensor histidine kinase, with the translated sequence MIRNISISAFINIIFSLAFIAILITFSFFISFDKQKHEITQQNRYELIAENFLSTFQNLPDAQSLFKLFKKFQVKPLEDRDEKLEIIKNAQELTITQNYLGTYRVYKYDNTYYIYVQQYGYNLMLKDIRNHNYSMAIIVGAFILSIVTILFLYAILKRKLKPLKLLNKQIIEFSNGNKDVKIKSVSNDEIGTIAKSFNEAITLINNQTKSKDLFMRNMMHELKTPITKAMFIAETLDNEQTRDNLQRAFKRMDDIIKELATVEKLTSANSMMYKEPTSFFNIYNKTLEIMMVNPENIASKIKSFNFSVDISMFSIALKNLIDNAIKFSPNNKAIINASKDEIQVISLGEPLQYDLSYYTEAFSQEEKRSDGFGLGLYIVKTIACLHGYTLEYKYENGKNYFMIKM
- a CDS encoding DMT family transporter gives rise to the protein MQYLIFVTILWAFSFSLIGEILAGQVDSYFAVLIRVALASLVFLPFTKFKGIPNKLKLKIMLIGTVQIGLMYIFLYKSFLFLSVPEVVLFTVFTPIYVTLFYDGLKGQFKALYLVSTGLAVFGAYIIRYQNINEDFITGFLMVQGASICFALGQSTYKKVMESHREIRQRDVFGYFHFGALIISAISFILFANPEKLSPSLIQWGVLFWLGVAASGLGYFLWNKGACLVDAGVLAIMNNALVPVGLLVNLIIWEKTSNYLLLFLGSAVIALSLYLHYNFMKLYNKK
- the cbiB gene encoding adenosylcobinamide-phosphate synthase CbiB; protein product: MFYSIALIAYILDNIFGEFEKLKFIKHPIILMGDYINWFKEKYYEDSIKVGAILTLSLLLIVYLITSFLASFDNVFFQGFLASFTLASKMLYDSVKDVISSNDLEIKKQKISMLVSRDTRDMTNSDVNKAAVETYAENLSDGVIAPLFYLLCFGIVGAYLYKAINTLDSMVGYRNEKYENFGKVSAILDDVVNYIPARITAFLIGLLFASKKALKEFNKYGSKHDSPNAGLPIAAMALSLDLKLGGSTSYFGKVKEKAFFGIGKESIENSDVLKTLSLKYRLDLFIIIVLILGVL